The Streptomyces sp. NBC_00483 genome contains the following window.
ATGGGCCCCACGCCGCCGGTGACGACACGGGTGGGCATGCCCTCGGTGTGCGAGTCGACGGCACTCAGCGTGCGGACGGACCGCATCAGACCGCCTCGCCCTTCTCCAGGGACGCGATCGCGCGGGCCATGTCGGCCTCGACCTGCTCGCGCATCTCCGGCAGCAGCGCACCGCGCGGCGGCCTGCAGGGCCCGCCGAACCGCCCGACCTGCTCCATCCCCAACTTGATGGCCTGCACGAACTCGGTCCGCGAGTCCCAGCGGAAGGCGGCGACCAGCGGCTCGTACAGTGCCCGCGCCTCCTCCACCTTGCCCGCGATGGCCAGGTCGTAGAGCCGGGCGGACTCCGCAGGAAAGACATTCGGGAACCCGGCGAACCACCCGGTGGCTCCCATCAACAGACTCTCGAGCACGACATCATCAGCGCCACTGATGATCTCAAGACTCGGCGCCTTCTCCTTGATCTCAAGCACCCGCCGCACATCGCCGGAGAACTCCTTCACGGCGACGATGTTGTCGATCTGCGCGATCTCGGCGAGCAGATCCGGGGTGAGATCCACCTTCGTGTCGAAGGGATTGTTGTAGACCATCACGGGCAGCCCGACGGAGGCGACGGCCGCGAAATGGTCAATGACATCACGGGAGTTGGCCCGGTACAGGGTGGGCGGCAGACACAGCACACCGTCGGCCCCGTCCTCGGCCGCGACCTCGGCCCAGTGCTTCGCCTGGTGGGACCCGACCCCGTGCACCCCGACGACGACAACACCATCGTCACCGACGGCCTCAATGGCGGTCCTGGCGACCCTCCGACGCTCCTCGTCCGTGAGGGACGAGTACTCACCGAGGGACCCGTTCGGACCGACACCACGGCAGCCGTTGTCGACGAGCCAGCGGCAGTGCTCAGCGTAACGGTCGTAGTCGACGGCGAGCCCGGCGGGCGCGGAGGCGTCCTCGGAGTAGGGCAGAGCGGTGGCGACAACAACGCCACCAAGACCGATGGAACCCTTCGCCTGCTGCTTCTTGGCACTCATGAACTGCTCTCCTCTGTAAGGGAGTTACTGGGGGACGTGGCAGTGGTTTCGGGGGTCGTGGCAGTGGTTTCGGGGGTGGCGGCCAGATCGCCCAGCCGGATCGGGCGGGCGATGGGCCGCCGGTGCTCGCTGGCCGGGGGCAGGCCCGCGATGGTGTGGTCGTCGTCGCCGGGCGCGGGCAGGCCCGCGATGTCACGGCTGTCGACGCCGGGCCCGCGCAGGCGCGCACCGATCTCGGCGACGGTGGGCCCGCACATGCGGGCCTGGCAGGGTCCGAGTCCGGCGCGGGTGGCGAGCTTGGCGGCGCGCGGTGCGGAGGTGGACTCGTCGGTGGCGGCGCGGCACACGGTGGCGTAGTCCGTCTCCTCGCACCGGCACACCACGGTCTCGGGCCGCAGCCAGCCGGACCAGCCGGCCCCGATGGGGTGCGCGCGGGCAAGGCGGGCGGCGAAGGCGCGGCCCTGGTCACGGCTGCTCCGCAGCCGGCGCACGGCCACGGTGTTCCGGTCTCCGCCCGCGGCGAGCCACCCGGCGAGCGCACCCTCGACACGGGCGGCGGGCGCGCCCGCGATGCCGGTGATCTCCCCGGCCGCGTACACGTCGGGGCAGGTGGTGCGCTGGTCGCCGTCGACCTCGACGAACTCCCCTGCCGGGGTGGCACGCAGCGCACACCCGGCGGCGAGCGGCAGCTCCAGCTGCGGACTGAACCCGTGCGAGACACACACGGCGTCGACGGCGACGGTCCGCTCACTGCCCTGCACGACCGACCAGTCGGCGCGCAGCCGCGCGGTGACGACCTCCTCCACACACCCGTCGCCGCGCGCCTCGATGACAGTACGTCCCGTGCGGTACGGAACCCGGTGCCGCGCCAACAGGGCGCTGTACTCGGCGAGTTCGGCGGCCTTCCCGGCCTGTGCGGCCAGCTCCCAGGGCCGCCGCCCCCACCCGCGGGCGAGAGTGGCAGGGGTACTGGCCTCCAGCACCTCACGCACCCGCGACCCGGCCTCGATCAGCGACGCGGCCACCGGCAGCAGGAACGGCCCGCTCCCGGCCACGACCACCTGGTCGCCGACCACCACCCGCTCCCCCTTCGCCAGCGCCTGCGCCGCGCCCGCGGTGAACACGCCGGGCAACTCCCATCCGGGGAAGGGCAGTACGCGGTCGTGGGCGCCGACCGCCAGCACGAGCGCGTCGGGGTGGAGCACGTGCCGGTCCCGGCCACCCCCGTCGGACGGGCCGCGCAGCACGTGTACGCGCGGCGGTCCCGGCTCGGCGGGGTCGGGGCGCTCCAGGGCCCACACGGCGGTCTCGGACCACCAGACGCAGCGCGGATGGGCGAGGACACGGCGGCGACGTGCGTCGAAGGCGCGCCAGCCGTGGTGCAGGCGCTCCGGCCGGGCGGCGGCGTAGGCCTCGGGGAGCATCCGGTGGTACTGGCCGCCGGGCTGCTCGGCCTCGTCGACCAGGGTGACCCGCGCGCCCGCACCGAGCGCGGCATCGGCGGCGGCGAGCCCTGCGGGCCCCGCGCCTACGACCACTACGTGGCGTGTCATGTGGCCTCCGTGGGGATCGGGTTGAGCGAGTACGTGAGGGTGAGGGTGAGGGGACTGTGACGTGGGACTTCGAATTGGCCGTAGTTAGGCGTCACAGTCCCTCGCGGCCCGCGACGAAGCTCGCGATGCAGCGGGCGACATGGGCGACGCGCGCTCACCGTTCCTCCCCGCGCGCCTGCGTCCGTACCTCGTCCCCGTCCCGCGCCCGCCTGCGGCACGCCCGTACGTCGCGCTCGGGGCCGACCGTGACCAGGCAGTCGAAGCAGGCACCGATGCCGCAGAACACTCCGCGGGGCGCGCCGGAGCGGCCGGTTCGCCAGGCGCGGCGGCCTGAGGCGAGCAGGACGCCCGCGATGGACTGGCCCTCGATTCCGTCGACGGGCTCGCCGTCGACGGTGATCGTGAGCGGCGTCTCGCGCCGCTCGACGGCGTCCGTGGCCGCCGGTATGCGTCGTGGGCTCATGCTGCCCAACCTCCTTGAGCGGTTCCCAGGACGGCCGGGCGATCCACCCGGAACGGCGTCGCGTCGATCTCGGTGGGCCGGCCCAGGAGCAGGTCCCGCACGAGGCGTGCGGTGCCGACGGACAGGCCGATTCCCGCGCCTTCGTGGCCGCCCGCGTGCCACAGTCCGGCGAAGCGCGGGTCGGGCCCGATGACGGGCAAGTGGTCGGGTACGTAGGGGCGGAAGCCGCCGTAGGCGCGCATCACCGGGACGTCCGTGAGGGACGGGAAGAGGCGCAGCGCCTTGGCGGCGATCGCGGAGAGGGCGTCGACGCGGAGCCGGTCGTCGAAGCCGACGCGGCGGCGCGAGGAACCGATGAGGACGCTGCCGCCGCGCGTGGATTCGACGACGGCGGAGGTCTGCAGGTCCTCGACGCTGCTGCCGACGGCGCCCACATAGTCGGCGTCGTACACCTTGTGGAAGACGGTGGGCGGGAGCGGGGTCGTGACGAGGACGTCGCCGCGGCGGGGGCGGACGTCGACGGGGGCGCCGAGGCGGGTGGCGAGTTCGCCCGCCCAGGGTCCTGCCGCGTTGATGAAGATGTCCGCCTCGATGAGGTCGCCGTCGGACGTGCGGACGGCGGTGAGGCGGTCGGAGCGGGTGACCGCGCCGTGCACCTCGCAGTGGGTACGCAGGGTCGCGCCTGCCCGCAGGGCGTCGGCGAGGAGGGCGGCGGCCGCGCCGGAGGGCTGGACCTGGGCGTCCTCGGGGTAGTGGATGGCTGCCGTGTGTTCCCGGGTGACGTACGGCTCGGCGGCCGCGAGTGCCCCGGCGTCCAGGGTCTCGGCGCGTACGCCGGCCTCGCGTTGAGTCGCCGCGAACTTCGTCAGTTCGCGGGCCCCGTCGTCGGTGGTGGCGACGACGATGCCGCCCTTGGGGTCCCACTCCGTCAAGTCGCCGACGCCATCGGCCCGTTCGGACATCTCGGCGATGATCTGCGGCCACAGGCGGCCGGACAGTTGCGCCAACTCGAGTTCGGGGCCCGGGCCTTTGTCGGATACGAGGATGTTGCCCTCGCCGTGCGCGGTGGTCGCGGCGGCCGGGCGGCCGCGGTCGACGACCGTGGTGGCGCAGCCCGCGAGGGCCAACTCCCGCGCACAGGCGGCTCCGACGATTCCGGCCCCGAGAATGACCGCCCGCGTTCCATACATCGAACCGCCTCCGTTCGCTTCATCGAACAGCTCGGAGGCTAGGACGGCCCTTCAGGGGGTGTCAACGGGTCCGGAAGGAGTGATCGATTAATTACCTGTAACGCTCACTCGTTCTCGGGTTCGGAGGCACCCGGGTTCGGGTGCGGGATCCCCAAGTGGGCGTGCTCGTGCGGTCGGTACTGGAGCAGCAGCACCGAGTGCACGTCGCCGTCGAGCGCCGTGTAGGAGTGCGGGAGCGTGGCGTCGAAGCCCACGTAGTCGCCGGGGCCGAGCTCCACCTCGTCGCCGTCCACGCGGACTTGGAGCCGGCCGGTCTGCACGATGGTGTGCTCGGTGCCGACGTGACCGAGCGAGTCCTGCCTGCTGTCGGCCCGCACCACCTGGTCGTACACCTCGAAGACCAGGTCACCGAACTCCATCCGGCGCAGCGGCCGCAGGTCGACGCCCTGACCACTGAGCACCTCGACCTCCTTGGCGCGCACGACGGTCAGGCCGCCCGGCGCCCGCGTCTCCAGGAGGTCGGAGACGGGTACCTCCAGGGCGCGCGAGAGGCTGAACACCGTCTCGATGGTGGGGTTTCCGGTGCCGGACTCGAGCTGGGAGAGCGTCGCCTTGCCGATCTTGGAGCGTCGCGAGAGCTCCGATATCGACAGGCCGCGCTGCGTCCTCGCTCGGCGGAGATTGGCCGCCACCATGTCGCGCACCGACTCCTGAGGAACGTCCATAGCCTCTCCCTGACTCCCTTGACAGCGTTCGCTTTGACGAACACTATGCCGCACAACGCGTTTACTGACCCGAACGGTTCCTCGTTCGTTTCCATACTTTCGACGCTTTCGACGCAACGGCACCCAAGTACACGCCACTTGGAGGACTGATCGTGCGGCACCCCTCTGAACGTCTCCGACCGCTCCCCGGCGCCCAGGTAAAGCTCGTCGGCGGCCTCCTCGCCGACTGGCAGCGCCGCAACCGCGAGGCGACTCTGCCGCACACGGTGGAGCAGCTCCGCGCGGCGGGCAATGTGGACAACCTCCGCAGACTTCTGCCGGATGAGAGCGGGGCCACCGCGTTCCGCGGGCGGTATCCGTTTCTCGACACCGACGTCTACAAGACGTTGGAAGGGCTTGTATACGAACTGGCCGAGCGGGATGGCGAGTTGGGCGGTGAGTTGGGCCACGAATTGCGCGGTCGTCTGCGTGACTTCTACGAGGAGGTCGTCACGCTTCTCAAGCGGGTCCAGGCGCGCGACGGGTACCTCAACTCCTATTACCAGGACCCCGACCAGGCCAAGGAACCCTGGTCCGACCTCGCCTGGGGGCACGAGCTCTACTCCTTCGGACACCTCGCCCAGGCCGCGATCGCCGCTCACCGGCGGCTCGGCGACCGGCGGCTGCTCGATGTCACCGTGCGTTTCGCCGACCTCGTAGTGAAACGTTTCGGTCCGGGTGGCGAGGAGGCCGTCTGCGGGCACCCCGAGGTCGAGATGGCTCTGGTGGAGCTGTACCGGGAGACCGGGGACGACGCCTACCTCGCGCAGGCCCGGCTCTTCATCGACCGGCGCGGGCAGGGGCGGCGCAGCGGGCTGCGGCACAGCGTCTTCCCGCCCTCGTACTTCCAGGACGAGGTGCCGCTGCGCGAACTGCCGTCGGTGACCGGGCACGCGGTGCGCATGGCGTATCTCGCGGCGGGTGCGGCTGACGTGGCGCTGGAGACCGGCGACGGCGCGCTGCTCGACGTGTTGGGCCGACTGTGGGCCGACATGGCGGCCACGAAGCTGTACGTCACCGGGGGCCTGGGCAGCCGGCACTCCGACGAAGCGGTGGGCGACCGCTTCGAGTTGCCCTCCGAGCGTTCCTACAGCGAGACCTGCGCGGCGATCGCCACCATGCAGTGGGGCTGGCGGATGTTCCTGGCCACCGGGGACGCCACGTACCTCGACACCTTCGAGACCGTCCTCTACAACGCGTTCGCGGTCGGCCCCTCCGCCGACGGCCGCGCCTTCTTCTACGACAACCCGTTGCAGCGCCGCGCCGACCACGAGCAGCGCAGCGGCGCCGAGGCCGAGGGGGAGCTGCTGCGCAGGCCCTGGTTCGGGTGCCCGTGCTGCCCGCCCAACATCGTGCGGTGGATGTCCCAGCTCGGCGAGCACCTCGCGGCCGAGCGCACGGACGAGCTCGTGGTCGCCGGGTACGCGACGGCCCGGATCGACGGCCAGGAGCTGGCGGTCGACATGGTGACCGGGTATCCGTGGGACGGCGAGGTCCGCCTGACGGTCCGTACGGCGCCGGAGCGGCCCTACGCCCTCACCCTGCGCGTACCCGGCTGGGCCGACCCGGGCGATGTGCGGCTCACCGTGTGCGGGGAGGCCTCGGACCCCGATGTGGCGGACGGCTGGGTGAGCGTCCGGCGTCTGTGGCGGGTCGGCGACGAGCTCGTGCTGCGGTTGCCGATGGCCGTGCGCGCCCACGGTTCCCACCCCTACCTGGACGCGACCCGCGGCGCCGTCGCCGTCGCCCGCGGCCCTCTCGTCTACTGCGTCGAGCAGCAGGACTGCGGCGTCGACATCGACGACGTGACGCTCGACGTGGCCCAGGTCGCGGCCTCCCGTCCGCGTACGGACACGGACTTCGAGGGCGCGGTCGTCCTCGACGCGGAAGCGGGCGTCGCACCCCCGACGTCGCCCGAGCTGTACCCCGTACTGACCGGCACCGCCACGTCCGCCGCGTCCGCCGCGGACACCGCCGCCAAGACCACCGGCCTCACCCTCGTCCCCTACTTCCTGTGGGGCAACCGCGAGGCAGCATCCATGCGGGTCTGGATCCGGCGCGCCTGACCGCCGGTCCTCCGCCTCCCCCTCGCCTGTCTCTCCCCCTCGCCCCTCTCGCCCTTCCCCCTCTCCGCACTCTCCAGAAGGCGTCATGAGAAAAGCAATAGCCCTGCCCGCCGCCGTCCTGTGTACCGCGCTCGCCCTGACGCTCTCCGCCTGCAAGGGCGGCGGCGCGTCGGCCGCCAAGGAGGCCGACCCCGGCGCGGCCGCCGCGACCGGTGGCACGGTGCACGTCCTGGCCAACGCCGACTTCTCGCACCTCGACCCGGCCCGCGGGTTCGACGGCGGCGTCAACAACTTCTATCGCCTCATCTATCGCACCCTCACCACAACGGCGGCCGCCCCCGGCGCCAAGGGAACGAAGATCGTCGGTGACCTGGCCACCGACGCGGGCAAGCCGTCCGACGACAACAAGACGTGGACGTTCAAACTGAAGTCCGGCACCGCCTTCCAGGACGGCTCCGGCATCACCAGCGAGGACGTCAAGTTCGGGGTCGAGCGCGCCTGGGACCCTGATGCCGGGATCGGCTCGCCGTACGCGAAGCAGTACATCGAGGCGCCGGACGACTACCAGGGTCCGTACAAGTCGGGTGGCCTGTCGAGCATCGAGACGCCGGACGAGCACACCATCGTCTTCCATCTCAAGAAGGCGACCGCGCAGTTCGGTTACATCGCCGCGCAGCCCACGTTCACGCCGTTCCCGAAGGGCACCGGCACCAAGGCGGCCTTCGACCGCGAGCCCATCGCCTCGGGCCCGTACAAGCTCAAGAGTTATCAGCACGGCTCGAAGCTCGTCCTCGTACGCAACAAGGCGTGGAAGCGGTCGACGGACAACGTGAGGGACGCGAAGCCGGACAGTTTCGTGTGGACCTTCGGTCTGGACCCGGCGACCATCGACGAACGTCTCATCGCCGGGCAGGGCGCCGACGCGAACGCCATCACCGGGGCCGCCCAGCTCCAGCCGGCGAGCGTCTCCCGCGTCCAGACCCCGCAGCTCAAGCAGCGCACCCTGTCGGGCATGACGGGCTGCACCTCGTACATGAGCATCAACACGAGCAAGGGTCCGCTCAAGGATGTACGGGTCCGTCAAGCCATCGAGTATGCGGTCAACAAGCAGACGACTGTTGATGCGCACGGCGGTTCCTCGCTCGCGACCGTCGCGACGTCCATCGAGCCGCCGGGCATTCCGGGCCGTGACACGACCGACGTGTACCCGAGCAAGGGCGGCACCGGTGATGTGAAGAAGGCCCGCAAGCTCCTTGCCGAGGCGGGGCGTTCCAAGGGCTTCACGTTCACGCTGGACACCCGGGCGGCCGGTGTGGAGCAGGCCACGGCCGTCGCGGTGCAGCAGTCCCTGAAGCGGGTCGGCATCAAGGTCAAGGTCAACACCATTGACACGTCAACGTTCTACGAGGTCATCGGTACACCCTCGCAACAGCACGACGGCGCGCTGACCGGCTGGTGTCCCGACTGGCCGGGCGGCAGCACCTTCCTGCCGCCGCTGTTCGACGGCCGCAACATCTCCGGCAGCGGCAATCCGAACATCGCCATGCTCGACGACAAGAAGATCAACGATCGGATGGACGCGATCGAGGCGATGAGTGATCCGGACGCGCAGAACGCGGCGTACGGGAAGCTCGACGGGCAGATCATGAAGCTGGCGCCGATCGTGCCGCTGCACTACACCAAGGTCGTCTCCGTCACCGGCGACAACATCGCGGGCGCGTATCTCAGTCAGTCGTTCTCCGGCGGCATCGACTTCGTCTCCGTCGGCCTCGCGGACCCGGAGAAGTAGCCCGCCATGTCCACTTCCGTCCTCCACGAGGCGCAGCCGGGCACGGCCGGCGCGCCGCCGGGCACCGAGCTGCCCGGCTCCACCGGGCGCCGGGTCCTGCACGCCCTGTCCCGCGATGTCGGGGCGGTGCTCAGCACCGCCTTCCTGCTCCTGATCGTCCTGATGGCGCTGTTCGCCCCACTGCTCACCATGATCACGGGGCACGGCCCCGACGCCTTCGACCGCGCGGCCGTCGACACCGACATCGGCGGCCTGCCGCGCGGCTCGTTCGGCGGGATCAGCGCCGAGCACTGGTTCGGCGTCGAGCCGCAGAACGGCCGCGACGTGCTGGCGCGGATCGCCTACGGGGCCCGTACCTCACTTCTGATCGCCGTCGCCGCCACCCTGATCACCACCGCGATCGGCACGGTGCTCGGGGTGCTCGCCGGGTTCCTGCGCGGCTGGGTGGACACGGTGATCTCCCGGCTCATGGACTTCCTGATGGCGTTCCCCGCGCTCATCTTCATGATCGCGATCCTGTCCGCGCTGCCGGGCAGCGGCCGGGCGCCGCTCCTTGTCGTCGTGCTCAGCGTGTTCGGCTGGCCGTATCTGGCGCGCGTGGTGCGCGGGCAGACGCTGGCGCTGGCCGAGCGGGAGTTCGTCGAGGCGGCCAGGGCTTCGGGCGCGGCCAAGTGGCCCCTGGTGTTCAAGGAGATCCTGCCGAATCTGCGCAACTCGGTCCTGGTCATGGCGACGTTGTCGGTGCCTGGCTACATCGGTACGGAGGCGGGTCTCTCCTTCCTCGGCGTCGGCGTCACCCCGCCGACGGCGTCGTGGGGGCAGATGATCGCGAGTTCCGTCTCCTGGTACCAGGTCGACCCCCTGTACTTCGCGATCCCCGGCGCCTTCCTGTTCGGCACGGTGCTCTCGCTGACCGTGCTCGGCGACCGGATCCGGCACGCCCTCGACGCGGGGGAGGCCGTCTGATGGCCCGTTATCTCGCCGGACGCCTCGCCTGGGTGGCTCTCATCCTCGTGGCTGTCTGCGTCTTCACGTACCTGATCTTCTTCCAGCTCTCCCCCGACCCGGCCGTGATGATCTGCGGCAAGACCTGTACCGCCGAGCGGATCGAGACCATCAGGTCGTCCCTCGGTCTCGATCTGCCGTTCTTCACGCAGCTGTGGGACTTCCTCAGCGGCATCGTCGTCGGCCGCGACTACGGCAGCGGCGCGAACCTCGTGCACTGCCACGCCCCCTGCCTCGGCTACAGCTTCCAGAGCGGCCAGTCCGTCTGGGACATGGTGCTCCAGCGCCTTCCCGTGAGCGCGACCGTCGCGATCGGTGCCGCCGTGCTGTGGCTGCTCGCCGGGGTGGCCTGCGGGCTGCTCAGCGGCGTCAAGGAGGGCACCTGGTGGGACCGCGGCGCGATGAGCCTCGCGCTCGGCGGCTCCAGCATCCCCAACTACGTACTGGCGCTGGCCCTTCAGTACGTGCTCGTGGTCAAGCTGCAGATCCTGCCCTTCCCTGCGGCGGTCTCCTTCGGCGACGATCCGCAGATGTGGCTCGAGTCGTATCTGATGCCGTGGATCGTGCTCGCCACCGGATACGCCTGTCTGTACGCGCGGTTGACCCGCTCCAACGTCATCGACACCCTCTCCGAGAACTTCGTACGTACGGCGCGGGCGAAGGGGCTGCGGCCGA
Protein-coding sequences here:
- a CDS encoding FAD/NAD(P)-binding oxidoreductase encodes the protein MTRHVVVVGAGPAGLAAADAALGAGARVTLVDEAEQPGGQYHRMLPEAYAAARPERLHHGWRAFDARRRRVLAHPRCVWWSETAVWALERPDPAEPGPPRVHVLRGPSDGGGRDRHVLHPDALVLAVGAHDRVLPFPGWELPGVFTAGAAQALAKGERVVVGDQVVVAGSGPFLLPVAASLIEAGSRVREVLEASTPATLARGWGRRPWELAAQAGKAAELAEYSALLARHRVPYRTGRTVIEARGDGCVEEVVTARLRADWSVVQGSERTVAVDAVCVSHGFSPQLELPLAAGCALRATPAGEFVEVDGDQRTTCPDVYAAGEITGIAGAPAARVEGALAGWLAAGGDRNTVAVRRLRSSRDQGRAFAARLARAHPIGAGWSGWLRPETVVCRCEETDYATVCRAATDESTSAPRAAKLATRAGLGPCQARMCGPTVAEIGARLRGPGVDSRDIAGLPAPGDDDHTIAGLPPASEHRRPIARPIRLGDLAATPETTATTPETTATSPSNSLTEESSS
- a CDS encoding dihydrodipicolinate synthase family protein, whose product is MSAKKQQAKGSIGLGGVVVATALPYSEDASAPAGLAVDYDRYAEHCRWLVDNGCRGVGPNGSLGEYSSLTDEERRRVARTAIEAVGDDGVVVVGVHGVGSHQAKHWAEVAAEDGADGVLCLPPTLYRANSRDVIDHFAAVASVGLPVMVYNNPFDTKVDLTPDLLAEIAQIDNIVAVKEFSGDVRRVLEIKEKAPSLEIISGADDVVLESLLMGATGWFAGFPNVFPAESARLYDLAIAGKVEEARALYEPLVAAFRWDSRTEFVQAIKLGMEQVGRFGGPCRPPRGALLPEMREQVEADMARAIASLEKGEAV
- a CDS encoding helix-turn-helix domain-containing protein; the encoded protein is MDVPQESVRDMVAANLRRARTQRGLSISELSRRSKIGKATLSQLESGTGNPTIETVFSLSRALEVPVSDLLETRAPGGLTVVRAKEVEVLSGQGVDLRPLRRMEFGDLVFEVYDQVVRADSRQDSLGHVGTEHTIVQTGRLQVRVDGDEVELGPGDYVGFDATLPHSYTALDGDVHSVLLLQYRPHEHAHLGIPHPNPGASEPENE
- a CDS encoding glycoside hydrolase family 127 protein, coding for MRHPSERLRPLPGAQVKLVGGLLADWQRRNREATLPHTVEQLRAAGNVDNLRRLLPDESGATAFRGRYPFLDTDVYKTLEGLVYELAERDGELGGELGHELRGRLRDFYEEVVTLLKRVQARDGYLNSYYQDPDQAKEPWSDLAWGHELYSFGHLAQAAIAAHRRLGDRRLLDVTVRFADLVVKRFGPGGEEAVCGHPEVEMALVELYRETGDDAYLAQARLFIDRRGQGRRSGLRHSVFPPSYFQDEVPLRELPSVTGHAVRMAYLAAGAADVALETGDGALLDVLGRLWADMAATKLYVTGGLGSRHSDEAVGDRFELPSERSYSETCAAIATMQWGWRMFLATGDATYLDTFETVLYNAFAVGPSADGRAFFYDNPLQRRADHEQRSGAEAEGELLRRPWFGCPCCPPNIVRWMSQLGEHLAAERTDELVVAGYATARIDGQELAVDMVTGYPWDGEVRLTVRTAPERPYALTLRVPGWADPGDVRLTVCGEASDPDVADGWVSVRRLWRVGDELVLRLPMAVRAHGSHPYLDATRGAVAVARGPLVYCVEQQDCGVDIDDVTLDVAQVAASRPRTDTDFEGAVVLDAEAGVAPPTSPELYPVLTGTATSAASAADTAAKTTGLTLVPYFLWGNREAASMRVWIRRA
- a CDS encoding (2Fe-2S)-binding protein, which gives rise to MSPRRIPAATDAVERRETPLTITVDGEPVDGIEGQSIAGVLLASGRRAWRTGRSGAPRGVFCGIGACFDCLVTVGPERDVRACRRRARDGDEVRTQARGEER
- a CDS encoding ABC transporter permease — translated: MSTSVLHEAQPGTAGAPPGTELPGSTGRRVLHALSRDVGAVLSTAFLLLIVLMALFAPLLTMITGHGPDAFDRAAVDTDIGGLPRGSFGGISAEHWFGVEPQNGRDVLARIAYGARTSLLIAVAATLITTAIGTVLGVLAGFLRGWVDTVISRLMDFLMAFPALIFMIAILSALPGSGRAPLLVVVLSVFGWPYLARVVRGQTLALAEREFVEAARASGAAKWPLVFKEILPNLRNSVLVMATLSVPGYIGTEAGLSFLGVGVTPPTASWGQMIASSVSWYQVDPLYFAIPGAFLFGTVLSLTVLGDRIRHALDAGEAV
- a CDS encoding ABC transporter permease, with the translated sequence MARYLAGRLAWVALILVAVCVFTYLIFFQLSPDPAVMICGKTCTAERIETIRSSLGLDLPFFTQLWDFLSGIVVGRDYGSGANLVHCHAPCLGYSFQSGQSVWDMVLQRLPVSATVAIGAAVLWLLAGVACGLLSGVKEGTWWDRGAMSLALGGSSIPNYVLALALQYVLVVKLQILPFPAAVSFGDDPQMWLESYLMPWIVLATGYACLYARLTRSNVIDTLSENFVRTARAKGLRPTLLMRRHALRPALTPITTLFGMDFAGLLGGAIITETVFGLNGVGKMASDAISKNDQPVIMAVTLLAAFFVVLGNLVVDVLYTFLDPRVRITAS
- a CDS encoding NAD(P)/FAD-dependent oxidoreductase, with the translated sequence MYGTRAVILGAGIVGAACARELALAGCATTVVDRGRPAAATTAHGEGNILVSDKGPGPELELAQLSGRLWPQIIAEMSERADGVGDLTEWDPKGGIVVATTDDGARELTKFAATQREAGVRAETLDAGALAAAEPYVTREHTAAIHYPEDAQVQPSGAAAALLADALRAGATLRTHCEVHGAVTRSDRLTAVRTSDGDLIEADIFINAAGPWAGELATRLGAPVDVRPRRGDVLVTTPLPPTVFHKVYDADYVGAVGSSVEDLQTSAVVESTRGGSVLIGSSRRRVGFDDRLRVDALSAIAAKALRLFPSLTDVPVMRAYGGFRPYVPDHLPVIGPDPRFAGLWHAGGHEGAGIGLSVGTARLVRDLLLGRPTEIDATPFRVDRPAVLGTAQGGWAA
- a CDS encoding ABC transporter substrate-binding protein is translated as MRKAIALPAAVLCTALALTLSACKGGGASAAKEADPGAAAATGGTVHVLANADFSHLDPARGFDGGVNNFYRLIYRTLTTTAAAPGAKGTKIVGDLATDAGKPSDDNKTWTFKLKSGTAFQDGSGITSEDVKFGVERAWDPDAGIGSPYAKQYIEAPDDYQGPYKSGGLSSIETPDEHTIVFHLKKATAQFGYIAAQPTFTPFPKGTGTKAAFDREPIASGPYKLKSYQHGSKLVLVRNKAWKRSTDNVRDAKPDSFVWTFGLDPATIDERLIAGQGADANAITGAAQLQPASVSRVQTPQLKQRTLSGMTGCTSYMSINTSKGPLKDVRVRQAIEYAVNKQTTVDAHGGSSLATVATSIEPPGIPGRDTTDVYPSKGGTGDVKKARKLLAEAGRSKGFTFTLDTRAAGVEQATAVAVQQSLKRVGIKVKVNTIDTSTFYEVIGTPSQQHDGALTGWCPDWPGGSTFLPPLFDGRNISGSGNPNIAMLDDKKINDRMDAIEAMSDPDAQNAAYGKLDGQIMKLAPIVPLHYTKVVSVTGDNIAGAYLSQSFSGGIDFVSVGLADPEK